The Rhizobium leguminosarum bv. trifolii WSM1325 nucleotide sequence ACTGTGCCGGCGCAGAGCTTCGTCAACAGGATGCCGCTCGGTCTAAAAGCCGGGCGCGCGACGTTCGAGTTTATCGGCGGCAGTCTCCTCGTCGCAACGATCTATTATCCCGGCGATCAAAGCCACAGCTACATCCGTCGCGATGAAACGGCAAGAAAGGGTCTGACCGTCCGCGGCGGCTTCGCAGAGGGATTTGGCCTTCGCGCCGAGGCTTTGAAAAAAATGCTGCGCCGTGAATGGAAACGGTTGGGACTGATACAGCTCCCGGGCACATCGCTGGCGGAGCCTGGCATCGATGCACATTTCGCCGGCACTCTGCCTATGGGCGCAGCCGGCCCGTTCGGTACTTCTTCGGATGGCGACATGAATCTTCATCCCGGTCTTTACGTCGTCGATGGTTCAATTCTTCCCGATCTTTCCTCGAAATACGTCACGATGACGATCATGGCCAATGCCGACCGCATCGCTCACCGTCTCGCCGAGACGGAAGCAAACTCGGCGCTCTGATGTCCGCTGCCGCTTTCAAGCCCTTAATTGGGGCAATGCATCGCCGGCCAATGATAAAAGCGGCTGATAATCTCCTTCTGAAAGCACTGAAAAATCAACAAGGCCGAGCGTGGCGCGCATGGCGGAGAGCGACGGCTCCTTGATCGCGGCGCCAAGCGCATTTCGCAGGAGAAGGACTCTGTCGTCCGACGCATCGCCTGAGGTGATAAAAGGCAGACCCGGACCTTTGGTCGTTTCGGCGATGATGCGGACCGCTTGGATATGGCCGGGATCGAAGCGCCGAATATTTGCATAGGTCACGCAATCGATGGCCGCACTGTCGGCCCTGCCTTCGACAACGGCGGCGATGCTGCCGCCGTGGCTGCCGGTTTCGATAATCCGGCCGAAAAAGTGGCCGTCGCGGGCAAGCGGAGCGACCGCTGCGCGAAAGAAATTGCTGCCGGAATTGCTGTCAGGGCCGTTGATCGCCGCCGTGGTGCCGCGCAAGTCCTCCAGCGAATGAAGGGCAGAATCCTTGGCGACGATGATGAAGCTGCGCATCAGCGGGCCGTCGCAGCCGGGATGGTGATATATCGGCGTCGCCACCAGGCGGACCCTGCCCCGCAGGCTCGTTGCAAAGGGATAGCCGCATGCCTGCGAGAGAAGAAGATCCGGCCTCAGCCAAGCTTCATCATAGCGAACCGCCTGATCGAGCTTTTCGGGCAGGTCCTTGAGGCCGGCTTCCAAAAGATAGTGCCGGAGGAACGACCATAACTCAGCGGTCGCCTCCGCGACCGGCTGGGATGTAGCATACATGGCGATGCTGACGAGAGGCATTCTGGTCTTTCCCTGCGAGGCGCAAGCATCGACTAGATCAAGCAATGCCGCCGAGGCATACATATTTGAGCTCGGTATATTCGTCCAACCCGTGCCTTGACCCTTCGCGGCCGAGACCTGACATTTTCACACCGCCGAATGGAGCCTCGGCTGTGGAGACAAGACCGGTATTGACGCCGACCATCCCATATTCGAGCGCTTCGGCCACACGAAATACCCGCGACAGATCGCGGGCGTAAAAATACGAAGCAAGCCCGAACTCGGTGTCGTTCGCCTGTTCGATGACGTCCTCTTCGTCGCGGAAACGAAAAAGCGGTGCAAGCGGCCCGAAGGTTTCCTCGCGAGCGACCTGCATGCCGGCAGCGACATCGCGCAGGATTGTCGGCTCGAAGAAATGGCCGCCAAGCGCGTGGCGTTTGCCGCCTAAGACGATCCCGGCACCCTTTGTAACGGCATCGCTGATATGGCTTTCAACCTTGGCGACGGCGTTGTCGTCGATCAGCGGGCCAAGCACGACGTCACGCTCGAGACCGTTGCCGACCTTCAGGCCCGAAACCGCCGCGGCGAGTTTGGCGGCAAACGCCTCATAGACGCCGTCCTGAACATAAAGCCGATTGGCGCAGACGCAGGTCTGACCGTTGTTGCGGAACTTGGCGATGAGCGCGCCTTCGACGGCAGCGTCGAGATCAGCATCGTCGAACACAATGAAGGGCGCATTGCCGCCAAGTTCGAGGCCGAGCTTTTTGATCGTCGGCGCGCATTGCCGGTAAAGCAGTTCGCCCGTCCGGGTGGAGCCCGTGAATGTCAAAACCCGAACGTCACGGCTTGCCGTCAGCACTCCGCCAATTGCCGCTGCGTCACCCGTGACGATGTTGAGAAGCCCCGGCGGCAGGCCGGCACGCTCACCGAGAACGGCGATGGCAATGGCAGAGAATGGCGTCTGCAGCGCCGGCTTGAGCACGACGGCACAGCCGGCGGCAAGCGCAGGGCCAATCTTGCGGGTGATCATCGCATTCGGAAAGTTCCAGGGCGTGATTGCCGCCACTACGCCTGCGGGCTGGCGCAGGACGAGGATCCGCTTGTCCGGCTGATGTCCCGGTACGACCTCGCCGTTGATGCGCCTCGCCTCTTCGGCGAACCATTCGATGAAGCTCGCACCATAGGTGATCTCCCCTTTGGCCTCGGCCAGCGGTTTTCCCTGCTCCAGCGTCAGGATCATCGCCAGATCGTCGCGGTTTTCGATCATCAGCCGATGCCATGCCTTGAGAACGGCGGCGCGCTCCCCGGCAGTCTTCTTCGCCCAAAGCTTCTGGGCGATGACCGCGGCGCGGATGGCATCTTCCGTTTCCGCCGCACCGAGATCGGGGACCACCCCTAGCGGCTCGCCTGTGGCTGGATTGCGGACCGTCGCCGCCTTGCGGCCTTCCGCTTCGATCCAGCGATCGGCGATGGGGCATGCCTGGCGGAACAGCGAGGGATCATTGAGCTTCATATGACAACTTTCAACAGAATACGTGAGCGGCACCGGGATCGAAATTCAGATGGACTATATCGCCACGGCTGAGCCCGACGATAGCCTCATGACCAAACGGCAGACGAACCGCCAGCGCCTCACCCGTCGCCGTCTCGGTCGAGACGTGAATATTGTTGCCGAGGAAGGTAATGTCGCTGACGGTTGCGGCAAGACCCGCTCCCGCCACCTGGTTTCGCGACAACCGAATGCGCTCAGGCCTCAGCATCAGGGCTGCCCTTGTCCCGGAGCTTCCTTTTCCATGCACCGGAATGTCATTGAAGACGCTTCCGCCGCCAAGCGAAATGGTGGCCTGCCCATCGGAGGATGACAGCAGGTCGCAGGAAATGAAGTCGCTGTCGCCGATGAATTCGGCCACGAAGCGGGTCCGCGGATTGGCATAGAGTTCCGGCCCCGTGCCGATCTGGTCGATGACCCCCTTGGAAAAGACGGCGATCCGGTCGGAGAGCCGCAGCGCCTCCTCCTGGTCGTGCGTGACATAGAGGATCGTCACTTCGGTCTGCTGATGGATCCGGCGTATCTCATGCTGGATTTCCTCGCGCAGCTTCTTGTCGAGCGCCGACAGCGGCTCGTCCATCAGAAGCACCGGCGGATCATAGGCAAGGGCTCTGGCAAGGGCGACGCGCTGCTGCTGGCCGCCGGACATTTGTGCGGGCTTGCGATCCTCGAAGCCTTCGAGCCTGACGAGACGCAGCATCTCCTTCACTTTGCTATCGACCTCGGCTTTGGACTTGCGCCTGACCTTCAGGGGGAATGCGATGTTTTCGCCCACCGTCAGATGCGGAAACAGGGTGTAGCGCTGGAACACCATGCCGATGTTGCGCTTGTGCGAAGGCGTGTCGAGCAAGGTCTTGCCCTCCAGCGTGATGTCGCCTTTCGTTGGAGTTTCAAAACCGGCCAGGATGTAGAGGGTGGTGCTTTTGCCGGATCCGGACGGTCCGAGAAAGGTCAGGAACTCCCCGCGCCGGACGTCGAGATTGACGTCGTGGACGGCGACGACCGGGCCGTATTCCTTGCGTATTCCGCGGATCTGAAGGAACGGTTCTTTCATTGTTTCAGTACCTTACGCACGACGGCAACCAGCGCCATCAAGAGGATCGTCAAAAGGATGAGAAGGGTCGACGCCGCAGCGACAACGGGCGTCAGGTCCTGCCGCAGCGTTGCCCATACCTTGACGGGCAGCGTCTGCAGGGTCGGGCTGGACATGAAGATTGCCACCACCACCTCGTCCCAGGAAGTCAGGAACGAGAAGACGGCCGCCGAAAACAGCCCATGGCTGATCGCCGGCAGGGTGACCCTGATCTTTGCTTCCAGAGGCGAGGCGCCGCAAAGAACCGCCGCGTCCTCGATCGACTTGTCGAAGCCCTCCAGCGCACTTGAGATGGAGAGGATCGAGAAGGGCAGCGCGAGAACGAGGTGCGAAATGACGAAGCCTACCAACGTGCCGCCAAGGCCGATCCTCAGAAAGAAGGCATAAAGGGCGACCGCAAGAACCACGACGGGCAGGATCATCGGCGTCAGGAACAGTGCTTTCAGCGCATCGCGGAACAGGAACGAACCGCGCACCAGCCCGAAGGAGGTCACGAGCCCGAGCAGCACCGACAGAACAGTCACGATGACCGCGATCTTGAAGCTCGTCCAGGCCGATTCCAGCCAGCGCGGATCGGCAAAGAGCTCGCTGTACCATTGAAGCGTCCAGCCGGGCGGCGGAAAGATCAGCCACTGCGAGGAGCCGAAGGAGAGCGCCGCGATAAAGACGATCGGCATCAGCAGGAAGGCCGCAGTCAGAAGCGTTATCGCCAGCAAGATGTATTTCCACCAGCCGAGACGGTCGAAATTGAGCAACATGTCAACGCCCTCCCGGATTCTGGTTGCCGACGAAGCGCAGCTGCACGGCATAAAGCAACAGGGTCACCACGAGGAGAACCAGCGCCGCAGCACCGCCCATGCCCCAGTTGACCAGCGACTGCACGAATTGCGCGATCAGCTCTGCGAGCATCATGTTCGAGGTGCCGCCGAGAAGCGACGGCGTGACGAAATAACCAAGCGACATGACGAAGACCATGAGTGCACCAGCCGCCATGCCGGGCATTGCCAAGGGCAGCAGAACACGGGTCAGGCACTGCCACCGGTTGGCGCCGCAAAGTGCCGCCGCCTGCAGGGTAGACGGGTCGATCTTCCTGATCACGCCGTAGAGCGGCAGGATGATGAAGGGCAGCATGATATAGGTCATGCCGATGGTCACCCCGGTCAGGTTGTTGACCAGTGCCAAGGGCTTGTCGATCAGCCCAATTCCGATCAGCATCTTGTTGATGAGCCCCGTGCGCTGCAAAAGAACCATCCAGGCATAGGTGCGGGCAAGCAGGTTGGTCCACATCGATAGGAGCAGGATCGCAAAGATCACCGAGGTTAGGCGCCCGGGCATGATTGCCAGCGCCCAGGCAACGGGAAATCCGATCAGCAGCGAAATCACCGTGACGAGACCTGAGACGATGAAGGTGTTGGCGAAGATCTTCAGATAGGTCGCGGACCCGATCAGCTGCGCATAGTTTCCAAAACCCGGCACGGGTTCCAGCACGCTGCGCAACAGGAGCACTGCCACCGGCGCGATGAAAAAGATCGTCACGAAGGCGAGAGCCGGGAGGACCCCGCCGAAACCTGTTGCCCTGCGCACCTTTGGCAGGGGCGCAATTGCAGCGGAGGCATCGCTATATGTCGACATGACAGTCCTTCCCACCCGTCAATTTCCGCAGGCGCCGAGGTCCGACAAGCGGGCACCGACACTGCGGGGGCACGGCGAACATTCGCCGTACCCGTTCATCTCAAGTTTCAGGCTATTTCGCCTGCCAGGCGTACCACTTCTCGCCGATGGCATCGCGATTATCAGCCCAGTAGTTCATATCGGCATTCACCTGGCTGGCCGTCTGCTGATCCGGCAGGGTCTTGGCCGTCTCCGGATCCATCAGCTTGGCCGAGTCAACGTTGATTGGTGCATATCCGGTGGCTTTTGCAAGGGCGGCCTGCGGTTCGGCAGAAGTCGCCATTGCAATGAACTTCATCGCGGCTTCCACGTTCGGCGAACCCTTCGGCACGACGAGCGAATCCGCAGCGGTGATGTTCTGTTCCCATGAGGTCTCGGTCTTGATACCGCTCGCCGCAAGCGCGGTCATGCGGCCGTTCCAGACACTGCCGAAGGGAGCCTCGGCGGATGCCAGAAGCTGCTGCGACTGTGCGCCGCCCGACCACCAGACGATATCCGATTTGATCGTATCGAGCTTCTTGAAGGCGCGGTCGAGATCAAGTGGATAGAGCTTGTCGGCGGCCACACCGTCGGCAAGCAGCGCCGCTTCGATCACGCCGGGAGCCGACCACTTGTAGAATGTGCGCTTTCCCGGAAACTTTGCCGTGTCGAACAGATCCGCCCATGTCTTCGGGCAGGCGGTGACGGCATCGGCATTGCAGCCGATGACGAAGGAATAATAGAAGCTGCCGACCGAGTAATCAGTCACGAAGCGCGGATCGAGCTTGGATTTGTCGATGACCGAGAAATCGAGTTTCTCGAGCTGGCCATTCTTGCCGGCCTGGGCGGCATAGTCGCCTTCGACGTCGACGACGTCCCAGGTGACCTGGCCAGCCTCGACCATCGCCTTGAGCTTGCCGTAATCCGTCGGCCCGTCCTGCACGACGGTGATACCGGTCTTCTCCGTGAACGGGCTGGCCCATGCGGCCTTCTGCGCGTCCTGGGTCGTTCCTCCCCAGCTCGAGAAGACCATGTTGTCGGCGTGCGCCGGTACGGACACAGCCACGAATGCGGCAACCGCCGCGACAGCAAATGTTGTTTTCATGTTCCCTTATCCTTGTTCTGGTTTGTCCTACGGGTATGCCTTATGCCGTCAGTGCGCCTCGCTCCTGGGAGAAAAGTTGGCTGGCTTCATAATCTTGTTTTCCGCCACTTCGATCAGATCGCGGATCTTGGGCAGGAAGGCCTGCCACCGGGGATCGGCCAGAAGCCTCTGGCGCCTCGCCTCCCGGTCGTCCAGGCTCGCAAAGGCCCAGATGTGAACGATCTCGTTGATCGTTCCGATCTCCGAAAAGAAGTAACCGACGAGCGTGCCGAGATGGCTCTTCTGGATTTCGATCCCCTCTTCCTCGACGACCTTGAGATATTGCGGGATGGTGCCGTTCTTCAGCCGATAGGTGCGGATTTCGTAAAACATCGGCGCTACCTCATCACGAAGGGATCGGGGATCGGATCGTCCGATGTCCTGAGCCAGATCGTCTTGGTGCGGGTATAGTCGAGTGCTGCGGCCATGCCGCCTTCCCTGCCATGGCCCGACAGGCCGAAACCGCCGAACGGCGCGATCGGTGATACCACGCGGTAGGTGTTGACCCAGACGATCCCGGCTCGCAGCCCCTTCATCAGCCGGTGCGCCCGGGTCAGGTTCTGGGTGAAGACGCCGGAAGCCAGGCCATAACGGGTATCGTTGGCGAGCCGCAGCGCCTCGGTCTCCGTCTCGAATGACACGACGGACAAGACCGGCCCGAAGAATTCCTCGATGAGCGAGGGCGAGGCGACATCGTCGCAGTCGAGAATCGTCGGTGGGAAATAGTAGCCGTCGCCGTCGATCTTGCGCCCTCCCGTGACGAGGCGGGCGCCGCTTTCAATCGACTTGGCGACGAGGGCGCCGATATTGTCCTGCTGGCGCTTGGTGGCAAGCGGGCCGACTTCGGTCGCCATATCGAGCGGAGCACCGATCCGGATTGCCTCCGCCTTCTCGCGCAGCAGGGCGACGAATTTGTCCTTGACGCTGCGTTCGACGATGAGGCGCGATCCGGCAACGCAGCTCTGCCCTGTGGCGGCGAAGATCCCCGCGACCTGGGCATTGGCAGCGCTCTCGAGATCTGCATCGGCAAAGACGATGAATGGCGACTTGCCGCCAAGTTCAAGCGAGGTGGAGGCGAGGTTTTCGGCCGAGTTGCGAACGACGTGCCGGGCGGTTTCAGGGCCGCCGGTAAAGGCGACATGCGCAACCTTCGGGTGCCGTCCGAGGGCGGCGCCGCACGACGCGCCGAAACCGGTGATGATGTTGACGACGCCGGCGGGAAAGCCTGCCTCGTGCACGAGCCGTGCAAATTCGAGAAGCGGCGCCGGCCCGTCTTCCGAGGCCTTGACCACCATCGTGCAGCCGGCCGCCAGCGCCGGTCCGATCTTCACCGCAGACAGGAAGAGCTGGCTGTTCCACGGCACGACCATCGCAACGACGCCGATCGGCTCGCGGCGAAGCCAGACATCCATGTCGGGCTTGTCGATCGGCAGGTAGGCGCCTTCGATCTTGTCGGCGATGCCGGCATAGTAGCGATAGTATTCGGCGACATAAGCGATCTGAGCCGATGTTTCGCGGATGATCTTTCCGGTGTCGCGCGTCTCCAGTTCTGCGAGGATCTGCGCGTTAGCGGCAACCAGATCGGCCAGCTTGTAAAGCAGCTTGCCGCGTTGGGTGGCCGTCAGTTTCGGCCATGGGCCATCGTAAAGCGCCCTGTCGGCCGCGTTGACAGCCCGGTCGACATCGGCCTCGCGCGCTTCGGGCATATCAGCCCAGACCGCGCCGGAGGCGGGGTCGATGCTCGGATAGCTGGCCTCGCCATCTGAAAATTCGCCGTCGATATAGTGCTGGAAACGCCGCATGGTGTTACTCCTGAAATGCCGGCATGACCTCGGTGATGAAGCGTTCGAGCGACGCCTTCTTGCGCTCGAAGCTCATGCCGGTGTCGATCCAGAAGGAATATTCGTCATAACCGAGTGCTTCATACGCCTTGAGCCGGTCGATGACGGTCTCAGCATCGCCAACGACGTTGTTGGTGCGCATGACCTGGTCCGACAGCATCGCGTTTGCTCTGATCTGGTCGTCCGGGATCCGTTCGATCAGACCCTGGGTAACCGGCTTCTCATTCTTGAACCAGGCGAAGAAATAATTGTAGTAGACGCTGAGCTCATGGGCGGCCTGAGCGACATCGTCCGCCGACGAGCCGACATAGGTATGGCGCAGCAACATGATCTTGGGCCGCTCGATCTCGGGATGCTTGGCGCATGCGTCGTTGAAGCGCTCCATCAACGACTGAACCTCGTCGTCGCCTTGCCAGAGGGGCGTGACCTGAACGTTGCAGCCGTTGGCGACGGCAAATTCGTGCGAATTCGGATCGCGCGCTGCCACCCATATGGGCGGGTTCGGCTGCTGCAGCGGTTTCGGCGCCGAGGTGGTCGACGGAAACTTGAAGAATTCCCCGTCATGGGCGTAGTCGCCGGCCCATATGCCCTTGACCGCCGGGATGAGCTCACGCATGCGCTGACCGGCACCCCAGGCATCGAGACCGGGCAACAGACGCTCGTATTCGAAGGAATAGGCCCCGCGCGCGATACCGATATCCAGCCTTCCGTCGCAGATGATATCGGCCATGGCCGCCTCACCGGCAAGCTTGATCGGATGCCAGAAGGGGGCAATCACCGTCCCCGTTCCAAGCCGTGCCCGCGATGTGCGGCGTGCCAGATCGGCAATGGTCACGAACGGGTTGGGCGCAATGGTGAAATCCATGCCATGGTGCTCACCGGTCCAGATCGCGTGCATGCCGCCTTTGTCGGCGATCTCGCAAAGCGCGACGAATTCCTCGTAGAGGCTCTTATGGCTTTGGTTGGCGTCGAGCCGCTCCATATGGACGAAGAGGGAGAACTTCATGCTTTTGCGTCCTTGGCTGGAATTGGGTGAACAGTGCCGCCGGTCTCGTCGCCGAAATAGACGCCGAAATTGCCGATCGAGCTTTCCATCGCAAAACGGTTGACGATATCAGCAGTCGAACTGGTCTTGAACTTTGCCGCAACCAATGCGTCAGGCTTCAGGAACCTGCCGCCGGCAGGCTCGCCCTCTCCGGCAACGGCGTGATAGACGATGTGCTGCTTGCCGTCGCTCTTGCCCTCATAAACCGAATAGAGAAAGCCGATGCTGACCTTCAACCCGGTGAGCGTTTCCAGGTATTTTTGCAGCGTCTCGGTCGGACTGCCGTCATGGGCATCGACACCTGGCAGGGAGAGCAAATCTTCGCCGAGCAGCAGAACCTTGCCGCGGCGTTCGACAACGGCTGCAAGTTCCATATTGCCTTCGCTTGCCGCGGACACCGCCTTGCTTGCGAGCGTCGGCGTGAAATAACCGCCACGCGCATAGCCGAGACCGTTGCGGCCGCTATTGTCGAAAGCTTCGATGCGCCCCATCAAGATGACGTGGTCGCCAGCCTCGATGACCTCTTCCATGGCGCATTCGAACCAGGCCGCAACGCTTGAGAATATCGGGCAGCCTGCCGATCCCTTCGCCCACTCGACCGCCGCAAACCTGTCCTCGACCGGGCGTGCAAAGGTGTTCGACACGTCTTTCTGCGTTTCCGAAAGCACGTTGATCGCAAAGTGCTGTGCTCCGGTCATGGTGGCGAAATTGCGCGACGACTTGGCAAGGCAGACGAGCAGCAAAGGCGGATTAAGCGAGACTGAGGTGAAGGAGTTCGCTGTGAAGCCGATCGGATTTCCATCCCCGTCACAGGCGGTGACGACAGTCACCCCGGTCGGAAAGGCCCCGAATGCATCTCGCAGTGCTCTTGGGTCGACAGTCTGGATTGTCATCGTTCATCCTCCCCGAACGACAGCCACTCAGCGAGCAGCGAATTGACGATATCAGGCGCGGTCAGGTTCACCATATGACGATGGCCTTCGACGATGCGAGCGTAGCCCTGCGGCGCAAGCTCTGCCATTTGCGTCGCCATCAAGGGCGTCGAGTTCGGATCATCGGACCCCGTCAGAAACAGGGCCGGACCAGCCACGTCTTTCCAGCCGTTGGCATAGGTCTCGTCTCCTCCCGCAAAGGCGGCGTAAGCGACGGCATAGCCCTGGGGATCAACGAGGTTCAGCCATTTTCGCGTCAATTCACGCGCAGTGACGCTGTCTGCATCATCGCCGAACCAGCGGGCCAGAGGGCCTTCCTTGTCGACGCCCGATACCGGAATGGCCGCGGCGCGCGCAAGCACGGCGGCCTTTGCTTCAGGATCACGCCTGTAGACGCCGTTGAGGTAGGCGACGCGGCTGATCCGCTCGCCAAAGGTCACGGCCGCCCCTCCTGAAACCAGTGCGCCCATCGAGTGTCCGGCAACATTTGCCGTGTCGATTGCCATCTCGTCGAGAAAGCGTCCGAACCAGTCGACGAACTCCTCGAGCCGACTGCCCGCCGGCAACTTTGCGCTCTCGCCATGTCCCGGCATATCGACGGCGATGACGCGATGGCCCGCAGACAGGAATGCGATCTGCGGAGCCCAGGCCTCCAGCCGCATGCCGACGCCATGAATGAGAACCAGCGGCTCACCGCTGCCGGCCTCGTGATAGGCCGTTCCGCTTGCCGTCCTTTTTCGGGGCAAGGCACCGGCGGCGTTTGTTGCTGCAGCGGTGCGTGTGGTCGATCCGGCCGTCAGCATCTCAGAGCGCTCCTTCAAACGCCCGCAGGATTGGCAACGTCCTGCCCCAGGTCTTTCAGATCCTGGTAGCGGTCGCCGATGCGGTGATGCGGGCGCCCGCCTATCGAAGCACCGAGAGCCACGACGATCTCGTCGGCAGCAGGCGCGTCGGGGATCGACGTCTGGATGGTCAGGTAGTGCGAACGGCGGCCTTCATCGTTCTTGTCCATCAGCGGGATCATGATCGGCGCATTGGCCGGACCGCGTGTGTTGCAGAAGGCGAGATAGGACTTGGCGCCGACGGCCTGGCGATAGAAATTGCCGAAACGCAGCGTGTGGATAAGCGCGGACCCGTGTTCGATTTCGCCGTCCAGGCCGACGACAGCGGACTTTCCATATCCTTCGACAGCTTCGCCGGACCCGACCGCATCGATGATCATCTTGGTCAGCAACTCGCCGAGCACCGGAGCGCCTGCGTGAATTTCGGGCTTGAGGTCGTCGACGAAGCCGCGACCGGCCCAGGGATTCTTCACGACCGCGAAGGCGGTAAACAGCTTCAGCGGAACCGCCGCGGCCTTGCCGCCTTCGATCAGCGTCGTTTCGATCTGCAGTCCCGTCTTGCGAATTTGAATGGCCATCGAGCACCTCATTTCTCAATTTCGTATTATGGTATACCATAATATATGATTGTCAAGTTGGTTCCCTCGAGGAGCAGTTTAGGCCAAGGCGAGTTTTTCGATTTGCCGCGCGTGCGCCCTTCGACCCACCGGGCAGCGCTTTCTTCCCGTCAGCGCGTTGTCAGCTGACAAACGACATGGCGGCGCCCGTGGAGGCAGGCCGAGTGCAGAAGTCACGGTCATCCCAGTCCATGCTACCGCCTTACATATTACTTAATATGGCATACCATCACATTGGACAAAGTTGGGTGTCAAGCGCGGAGTATGGGTTCCGCTAAATTGCGCGGAACATCATCGCGAATGGAGTAATATCGACAGCTGAGATGAGCGCTTTGCCAGGCCTGCGGGGAAGCGGCACGGGCCGCTCGTGCCTAGTCGGCAGGCTTCTTCCCCGACAGCACCGCTTCGGCAATCGCGCTCGCGGCGGCGACGTGATCCATCGCCGCCCGGTAAGCCCCCTCGCCGTCGCCGCGGCGGATGGCGTCGACGATCTTCGACATCTGCAGCGGGCCTTCGATGCCGCGTCTCTCCGTCTTGATCGTCATCGAGCGCAGGTGGTTGATGCGCACGGTGAGAAGATTGACGACACCCCAGGCAACGTTCCTGTCAACCATCGTGAACAGCGTATGATAGAAGGAAGAGGTGTTCGTCAGCACAGCCGCCATATCGTTATCGCGGTAACTGTTGCGGATCCCGGCCAGAGATTCCTCAAGCGCAGCGACGATCTCGGGGCTGCGGCGCTCCGCGCACAGCCGCGCCGCCATGCCTTCCAGCGCGCCACGGATCTCATAGATCTGCTTGGCCTCCCCGATGTCGAGCTGCGCGACGATCGGCCCCTTGTTCGGCAGATTGGCGACAAGCCCTTCCGATTCCAAATGCCTCAGAACCTCGCGCACGACTGTTCGGCTGACGCCGAGCTGGGCGCAGAGGTCACGCTCGACAAGGCGATCTCCGGGACGGAAATATCCGTTGACGATGGCTTCGCGGACCTTGTCGAGCGCCAATTCCCGCAAGGTCTTTGCAGGACGCTCGACTCGAATTGCGTCCTTTAGAGCGCCGCTCATTCTGTACCTCAGTGTTGGACTTTGCACGCTCAACTTCCGCCGCGGCAGCCGAATGCAAGAATCGTATTATGGCGTACCAGATACTGTAGCTGTCGGCGGCCGGCAATTCAACAAGCGCTGTGCCGACCTATAGCGCCGCTCGCCTTTTCAGACGCGCAAAGGACGTTGCAGCACCTTTGATCTGCTGCCGACGCGTCGGGAGCTAGCCTCTT carries:
- a CDS encoding protein of unknown function DUF1185 (PFAM: protein of unknown function DUF1185~KEGG: ret:RHE_PC00022 hypothetical protein) — encoded protein: MAIQIRKTGLQIETTLIEGGKAAAVPLKLFTAFAVVKNPWAGRGFVDDLKPEIHAGAPVLGELLTKMIIDAVGSGEAVEGYGKSAVVGLDGEIEHGSALIHTLRFGNFYRQAVGAKSYLAFCNTRGPANAPIMIPLMDKNDEGRRSHYLTIQTSIPDAPAADEIVVALGASIGGRPHHRIGDRYQDLKDLGQDVANPAGV
- a CDS encoding alpha/beta hydrolase fold protein (PFAM: alpha/beta hydrolase fold~KEGG: ret:RHE_PC00023 hydrolase protein) gives rise to the protein MLTAGSTTRTAAATNAAGALPRKRTASGTAYHEAGSGEPLVLIHGVGMRLEAWAPQIAFLSAGHRVIAVDMPGHGESAKLPAGSRLEEFVDWFGRFLDEMAIDTANVAGHSMGALVSGGAAVTFGERISRVAYLNGVYRRDPEAKAAVLARAAAIPVSGVDKEGPLARWFGDDADSVTARELTRKWLNLVDPQGYAVAYAAFAGGDETYANGWKDVAGPALFLTGSDDPNSTPLMATQMAELAPQGYARIVEGHRHMVNLTAPDIVNSLLAEWLSFGEDER
- a CDS encoding flavin reductase domain protein FMN-binding (PFAM: flavin reductase domain protein FMN-binding~KEGG: ret:RHE_PC00024 flavoprotein oxidoreductase protein); protein product: MTIQTVDPRALRDAFGAFPTGVTVVTACDGDGNPIGFTANSFTSVSLNPPLLLVCLAKSSRNFATMTGAQHFAINVLSETQKDVSNTFARPVEDRFAAVEWAKGSAGCPIFSSVAAWFECAMEEVIEAGDHVILMGRIEAFDNSGRNGLGYARGGYFTPTLASKAVSAASEGNMELAAVVERRGKVLLLGEDLLSLPGVDAHDGSPTETLQKYLETLTGLKVSIGFLYSVYEGKSDGKQHIVYHAVAGEGEPAGGRFLKPDALVAAKFKTSSTADIVNRFAMESSIGNFGVYFGDETGGTVHPIPAKDAKA
- a CDS encoding transcriptional regulator, GntR family (PFAM: GntR domain protein; regulatory protein GntR HTH~SMART: regulatory protein GntR HTH~KEGG: ret:RHE_PC00021 GntR family transcriptional regulator), with protein sequence MSGALKDAIRVERPAKTLRELALDKVREAIVNGYFRPGDRLVERDLCAQLGVSRTVVREVLRHLESEGLVANLPNKGPIVAQLDIGEAKQIYEIRGALEGMAARLCAERRSPEIVAALEESLAGIRNSYRDNDMAAVLTNTSSFYHTLFTMVDRNVAWGVVNLLTVRINHLRSMTIKTERRGIEGPLQMSKIVDAIRRGDGEGAYRAAMDHVAAASAIAEAVLSGKKPAD